In bacterium, the following proteins share a genomic window:
- a CDS encoding helix-turn-helix domain-containing protein: MSGRAAGGRDRAEVPDAGAGPRRVGALLREARERRGLSLEEAASATRFPPRQVRAVEEGSADELPPQPYARGLLAAYAALVGLDAGEIVREWGLSGDGGPEGSIFRVPLRAVSSWRDWTVPIACACAAAAYLVLGVVQRPAPVEVPDRPAAPPAAERPLPQPEQEEAAPAPDATAPDAAGLTVVLHSEGSSRVDVAADAEEVRRQDLGPGQELTLRARRRLGLSLGDAGAVRITVNGRELGFIGDKGEARAGVVFEAPAPGTSPRAGSVPGR, from the coding sequence ATGAGCGGACGGGCTGCAGGCGGGCGCGATCGGGCGGAGGTCCCCGACGCGGGGGCGGGGCCGCGCCGGGTCGGGGCGCTCCTGCGCGAGGCGCGCGAGCGCCGTGGCCTCTCGCTCGAGGAGGCGGCGAGCGCCACGCGGTTCCCCCCGCGACAGGTGCGCGCCGTCGAAGAGGGGTCCGCCGACGAACTGCCGCCGCAGCCCTACGCGCGAGGCCTGCTGGCGGCCTACGCCGCGCTGGTCGGGCTGGACGCGGGGGAGATCGTGCGGGAGTGGGGTCTGTCCGGGGATGGCGGCCCCGAGGGCAGCATCTTCCGGGTGCCCCTGCGCGCCGTGTCGAGCTGGCGCGACTGGACGGTGCCGATCGCCTGCGCCTGCGCCGCGGCTGCCTACCTGGTTCTCGGCGTGGTGCAGCGCCCGGCGCCGGTGGAGGTCCCCGACCGGCCGGCGGCGCCCCCCGCGGCCGAGCGTCCGCTGCCGCAGCCGGAGCAGGAGGAGGCAGCGCCGGCGCCGGACGCGACGGCGCCGGACGCCGCCGGCCTGACGGTGGTCCTGCACTCGGAGGGCTCGAGCCGGGTCGATGTTGCCGCTGACGCCGAGGAGGTGCGGCGCCAGGACCTCGGCCCGGGACAGGAACTCACCCTGCGGGCGCGGCGGCGCCTGGGGCTCTCGCTCGGCGACGCCGGGGCCGTGCGCATCACGGTGAACGGACGGGAACTGGGCTTCATCGGCGACAAGGGAGAGGCGCGCGCCGGGGTCGTCTTCGAGGCCCCGGCCCCCGGGACCTCGCCCCGGGCCGGCAGCGTGCCGGGGCGCTAG
- the xerD gene encoding site-specific tyrosine recombinase XerD — protein MNDPDVAEFLEALAAERRLAANTVEAYRRDLTRFAAHLANRGGGAPATVDVAAVRGHLASLAADGLAASSRARHLAALRAFYRFLRLEGRIAHDPTELVESPRGWKRLPRKLSGDEVERLLAAPDQGTPAGVRDALLLALLYDCGLRVSELVGLRVDQVDVEAWLIRVRGKGGRERLVPFGEEARELILRHLAAGRPPGRRPRSGPHLFPGARGGHLTRQRAWQIVKRHLRAAGVTRAVSPHTLRHSFATHLLDNGADLRAVQLLLGHADISTTQIYTHLSQERLRAVHARHHPRA, from the coding sequence GTGAACGACCCTGACGTCGCGGAGTTCCTCGAGGCGCTGGCGGCGGAGCGGCGGCTGGCCGCGAACACCGTCGAGGCGTACCGGCGCGACCTCACGCGGTTCGCCGCCCACCTCGCGAACCGGGGGGGCGGGGCGCCGGCCACGGTCGACGTCGCGGCGGTGCGCGGCCATCTCGCATCGCTCGCAGCCGACGGACTCGCGGCGTCTTCCCGCGCCCGCCACCTCGCGGCGCTGCGCGCGTTCTACCGCTTCCTGCGCCTCGAGGGGCGCATCGCGCACGACCCGACGGAGCTCGTCGAGTCGCCGCGCGGGTGGAAGCGGCTGCCGCGCAAGCTCAGCGGCGACGAGGTGGAGCGGCTGCTGGCGGCGCCGGACCAGGGGACGCCGGCGGGGGTGCGGGACGCGCTGCTGCTCGCGCTGCTGTACGACTGCGGCCTGCGCGTCTCCGAGCTCGTCGGCTTGCGGGTGGACCAGGTGGACGTCGAGGCGTGGCTCATCCGCGTGCGCGGCAAGGGCGGCAGGGAGCGGCTCGTGCCGTTCGGCGAGGAGGCGCGCGAGCTGATCCTGCGCCATCTGGCGGCCGGGCGGCCCCCCGGCCGGCGGCCCCGATCCGGCCCGCACCTGTTCCCGGGGGCGCGCGGCGGGCACCTCACGCGCCAGCGCGCCTGGCAGATCGTGAAGCGGCACCTGCGGGCGGCCGGCGTCACGCGGGCCGTGTCCCCGCACACGCTGCGGCACTCGTTCGCCACCCACCTGCTGGACAACGGCGCCGACCTGCGCGCCGTGCAGCTGCTGCTCGGGCACGCCGATATCTCCACGACGCAGATCTACACGCACCTCTCCCAGGAGCGGCTGCGCGCGGTGCACGCGCGGCACCACCCGCGTGCCTGA
- the lepB gene encoding signal peptidase I translates to MSARTKSLVREYVEAIVIAVALALVIRTFVVQAFKIPSGSMIPTLLIGDHLLVNKLVYRFRLPERGEVVVFKFPQDRKTDFIKRVVALPGDDVELDDGKLEVNRVAVADPHASYGPGHPNGRERFLPPFHVPKKGETVRLDGPNVELYRLLIANELKERDRPGTVVVVDGRIRVDGQVVDTWRVDDDYLFMMGDNRDNSFDSRFWGPVRREDIVGKAMVIYWSFGNRIWQIRWDRIGDLIH, encoded by the coding sequence ATGTCGGCACGCACCAAGTCGCTCGTCCGCGAGTACGTCGAAGCGATCGTCATCGCGGTCGCGCTGGCGCTCGTCATCCGCACGTTCGTCGTGCAGGCGTTCAAGATCCCCTCGGGGTCGATGATCCCGACGCTGCTCATCGGCGACCACCTGCTCGTCAACAAGCTCGTCTACCGCTTCCGGCTGCCCGAGCGCGGCGAGGTCGTGGTCTTCAAGTTCCCGCAGGACCGCAAGACCGACTTCATCAAGCGTGTCGTGGCCCTGCCCGGGGACGACGTGGAGCTCGACGACGGGAAGCTGGAGGTCAACCGCGTCGCCGTCGCCGACCCGCATGCCAGCTACGGCCCCGGCCACCCGAACGGGCGCGAGCGCTTCCTGCCGCCCTTCCACGTGCCGAAGAAGGGCGAGACGGTGCGGCTCGACGGGCCCAACGTGGAGCTCTACCGGCTGCTGATCGCCAACGAGCTGAAGGAGCGGGACCGGCCGGGGACCGTGGTCGTCGTCGACGGCAGGATCCGGGTCGACGGGCAGGTCGTCGACACCTGGCGCGTGGACGACGACTACCTCTTCATGATGGGGGACAATCGCGACAACAGCTTCGACTCCCGCTTCTGGGGGCCGGTGCGCCGCGAGGACATCGTCGGCAAGGCGATGGTCATCTACTGGTCCTTCGGGAACCGCATCTGGCAGATCCGCTGGGACCGCATCGGCGATCTGATTCATTAG
- a CDS encoding DUF507 family protein: protein MKLSDDRINHLSHVLFRAVNAMDEVDFMEEENEVRLRIKKVLVECLRQFDGIDEKIQATLGSYSRKIVEGSREWDVMWSKAYDEEIRKLRAV, encoded by the coding sequence ATGAAGCTCTCGGACGACCGCATCAACCACCTCTCCCACGTGCTCTTCCGCGCCGTGAACGCGATGGACGAGGTCGACTTCATGGAGGAGGAGAACGAGGTCCGCCTGCGCATCAAGAAGGTCCTCGTCGAGTGCCTGCGCCAGTTCGACGGTATCGACGAGAAGATCCAGGCCACGCTCGGCTCCTACTCGCGCAAGATCGTCGAAGGCAGCCGCGAGTGGGACGTCATGTGGAGCAAGGCCTACGACGAGGAGATCCGCAAGCTCCGGGCGGTCTAG
- a CDS encoding DUF507 family protein — translation MRLRQEEIDYIAWKILRGLKEEGIIDIMGEDEPVVERLRHALAENLAAEDQLNREVDDILRGHLKEIQRDSVDYRRMFQMVKTKLARERNVVI, via the coding sequence GTGCGGCTGAGGCAGGAAGAGATCGACTACATCGCGTGGAAGATCCTCCGGGGGCTCAAGGAGGAAGGGATCATCGACATCATGGGCGAGGACGAGCCCGTCGTGGAGCGCCTGCGGCACGCGCTCGCCGAGAACCTCGCGGCCGAGGACCAGCTCAACCGCGAGGTCGACGACATCCTCCGCGGCCACCTCAAGGAGATCCAGCGGGACTCCGTGGACTACCGCCGCATGTTCCAGATGGTGAAGACCAAGCTCGCGCGCGAGCGCAACGTCGTGATCTGA